In a genomic window of Bradyrhizobium sp. LLZ17:
- the citF gene encoding citrate lyase subunit alpha, with product MKDDAMTTAIACLAAQESALPKLQPFTSANAQTPFLATTDTKWHRKICGSLEEAIQRSGLKDGMTISFHHAFREGDKVVNTVIDTLARLGFKNLTLASSSLLNCHDPLVEHIKTGVITQIYTSGMRGKLAEAVSNGLMRNPVQIHSHGGRVHLLQTGELKIDVAFLGVACCDEFGNANGSHGKLSCGALGYAKVDADYARQVVLLTEELVGFPNRPVSISQDRVDLIVKLDHVGDPSLISVGAARVTNNPRELLIARRATDVIEHSGYFIDGFSLQTGSGAASTAATRFLEERMNCKAIKASFALGGITGGIADLHKKGLIKAVVDVQSFDKDAAESLRTSSAHLEISANEYANPTSKGAYVDRVNVVILSALEIDVDFNVNVITGSDGVMRGASGGHCDVAAAADLTIVVAPLVRSRIPTVVRRVTTRLTPGESIDVLVTDHGIAVNPTRPEVEKRLRDARLPIMTIDELREKAVALTGEPEPLEFTERIVGIVRYRDGSVIDVVRQVKG from the coding sequence ATGAAAGACGATGCTATGACGACCGCCATCGCGTGCCTGGCAGCGCAGGAGTCCGCGTTACCCAAGCTGCAGCCGTTCACGAGCGCGAACGCCCAGACGCCGTTTCTCGCAACCACGGATACCAAGTGGCACCGAAAGATCTGCGGATCGCTCGAGGAGGCTATCCAGCGGTCAGGACTGAAGGATGGGATGACCATTTCGTTTCACCATGCGTTCCGCGAAGGCGACAAGGTGGTCAACACGGTTATCGATACGCTCGCCCGGCTCGGCTTCAAGAACCTGACGCTCGCCTCGAGTTCGCTTCTGAACTGCCACGATCCGCTGGTGGAGCACATCAAGACCGGAGTCATCACGCAGATCTATACCTCCGGCATGCGCGGCAAACTGGCCGAGGCCGTCTCGAACGGGTTGATGAGGAATCCAGTTCAGATCCATTCGCATGGTGGCAGGGTTCACCTCCTGCAAACCGGGGAGCTGAAGATTGACGTCGCATTCCTCGGCGTCGCCTGCTGTGACGAGTTCGGCAACGCCAATGGATCGCATGGCAAGTTGAGTTGCGGCGCGCTCGGCTATGCCAAGGTCGACGCCGACTACGCGCGGCAGGTCGTGCTGCTGACCGAAGAGCTGGTCGGTTTTCCGAACCGTCCCGTCAGCATCTCGCAGGATCGCGTCGACCTGATCGTCAAGCTCGACCATGTCGGTGACCCCTCGCTGATCAGCGTCGGTGCTGCCCGCGTCACAAACAATCCGCGGGAGCTGCTGATCGCGCGTCGGGCAACGGATGTCATCGAGCATTCCGGGTATTTCATTGACGGTTTTTCGCTGCAGACCGGCTCCGGGGCGGCATCGACGGCCGCCACCCGCTTTCTCGAGGAGCGTATGAATTGCAAAGCCATCAAGGCGAGCTTCGCGCTCGGCGGCATCACGGGAGGCATCGCCGATCTTCATAAGAAGGGCCTGATCAAGGCTGTCGTCGACGTGCAGTCGTTCGACAAAGATGCGGCGGAATCGCTTCGTACCTCCAGCGCGCATCTTGAGATCTCGGCCAATGAATACGCCAATCCGACCTCCAAGGGGGCCTATGTGGATCGCGTCAATGTGGTGATCCTGAGCGCGTTGGAGATCGATGTCGACTTCAATGTCAACGTGATCACCGGCTCCGATGGCGTCATGCGCGGCGCTTCCGGCGGCCATTGCGACGTCGCTGCTGCCGCGGATTTGACCATCGTGGTGGCCCCCCTGGTGCGTAGCCGCATTCCAACGGTGGTCCGCCGTGTGACGACACGGCTCACACCCGGCGAGTCGATCGATGTCTTGGTCACGGATCATGGGATTGCGGTGAACCCGACGCGTCCGGAAGTCGAGAAGCGGCTACGGGATGCTCGCCTGCCGATCATGACGATCGATGAGTTGCGCGAGAAGGCTGTCGCACTGACCGGCGAGCCGGAGCCGCTTGAATTCACTGAGCGCATTGTCGGCATCGTCCGTTACCGGGACGGCAGCGTGATCGATGTGGTTCGGCAGGTGAAAGGCTGA
- the citX gene encoding citrate lyase holo-[acyl-carrier protein] synthase, producing the protein MRAQVRTVNAAEVGLEEMLAAREQRATRQAAALARFGKPLVSMTMVMPGPVKDGPLPRRVLDLAVQEMEAACRARGWRILSRKALWRKTGPEALSVIDADALSLKLAMIELEDHHPLGRLWDLDVIAPGQAQLSRQSLGESPRRCLACGRPARVCGRSRRHPLGQLLTTIGRIVHEYDLRAVT; encoded by the coding sequence ATGCGCGCGCAGGTCCGGACGGTCAACGCGGCCGAGGTTGGTCTCGAGGAGATGCTGGCGGCCAGAGAGCAGCGGGCAACTCGCCAGGCCGCCGCCCTGGCGCGGTTTGGCAAGCCACTGGTATCCATGACCATGGTGATGCCAGGGCCGGTCAAGGACGGCCCCTTGCCGCGGCGAGTGCTCGACCTCGCCGTTCAGGAGATGGAGGCGGCGTGTCGCGCGAGGGGCTGGCGCATCTTGTCCCGAAAGGCCTTGTGGCGAAAGACCGGCCCCGAGGCGCTCTCCGTCATCGATGCGGACGCGCTGTCCCTAAAATTGGCGATGATCGAGCTGGAAGACCATCACCCGCTGGGCCGGCTCTGGGATCTCGACGTGATCGCGCCCGGACAAGCGCAGCTGTCGCGTCAAAGTTTGGGGGAGTCGCCGCGCCGGTGCCTGGCATGCGGCCGGCCGGCCCGCGTGTGCGGCCGCTCGCGCCGGCATCCGCTCGGGCAGCTCCTAACCACGATAGGTAGGATCGTTCATGAATATGATCTCCGCGCAGTCACTTAG
- the citG gene encoding triphosphoribosyl-dephospho-CoA synthase CitG, with protein MISAQSLSAPSYSGRRGREACIGDAIAEYADQALLTELMLTPKPGLVDRRNSGAHRDMNIDTFLASARAIAPWWSRFVAIGYSSAHVSAGAALPLVRPTGVLCEQAMFRATSGVNTHKGAIFSLGLLCFSAGRLQARGTEVTRERLCGEVAYICVGLVDRELNRTAPTLTAGERVFRRFGFAGARGEAASGFDTVRTAALPVYDRVREDGVDEGTALLHVLLHLLAVNNDTNLISRGGLAGLDYVQAYARRLLRDEGVLAPGGVEKMALFDDALIARHLSPGGTADLLALTWFLAQFPK; from the coding sequence ATGATCTCCGCGCAGTCACTTAGTGCACCCTCCTATTCGGGCCGGCGCGGACGTGAGGCGTGCATCGGCGATGCCATTGCCGAATATGCCGATCAGGCGCTGCTCACGGAGCTTATGCTCACGCCAAAGCCCGGTTTGGTTGATCGCCGCAATTCCGGTGCTCACCGTGACATGAATATCGACACATTCCTGGCCAGCGCACGGGCCATTGCTCCCTGGTGGTCGCGGTTCGTGGCGATAGGTTATTCGAGCGCGCATGTCAGCGCGGGCGCCGCGTTGCCTCTGGTGCGTCCCACGGGCGTGCTGTGCGAGCAAGCGATGTTTCGGGCAACGAGCGGAGTCAACACGCATAAGGGGGCGATCTTTTCGCTCGGCCTGCTCTGCTTTTCGGCCGGCCGTCTCCAAGCCCGCGGTACAGAAGTGACCAGAGAGCGCTTGTGCGGCGAGGTTGCGTATATCTGCGTCGGTTTGGTCGATCGAGAGCTCAACCGCACCGCTCCGACGCTGACGGCAGGCGAGCGTGTCTTCCGACGTTTTGGATTCGCAGGCGCCAGGGGTGAAGCGGCCTCCGGCTTTGACACGGTGCGCACGGCCGCACTGCCGGTCTATGACCGCGTGCGGGAGGACGGTGTCGACGAAGGCACCGCGCTTTTGCATGTGCTGCTGCATCTGCTCGCGGTCAACAATGACACCAATCTTATATCACGCGGAGGTCTCGCCGGCCTTGACTATGTCCAGGCTTACGCCAGACGGCTTCTGCGAGACGAAGGCGTTCTAGCGCCCGGCGGGGTGGAGAAGATGGCGCTATTTGATGATGCACTGATCGCGCGTCACCTCAGCCCGGGCGGGACCGCAGATCTGCTGGCTCTGACCTGGTTCCTGGCTCAATTCCCGAAATGA
- a CDS encoding aldo/keto reductase: protein MLDRPYRSELQMEHINIPGTNINVSRVALGTWAIGGWMWGGTDETESIATIRTAIKRGINLIDTAPAYGFGHSEELVGQALAEGNLRTRVVIATKVGLEWSQGRVFRNASRARILKEVADSLRRLRTDYIDVYQVHWPDPLVEIEETAEAMDSLLRQGKIRAIGVSNFSVMQMERFRRVAPLHVVQPPYNLFERGIEAEILPYCRENNIATFGYGALCRGLLSGRMRAEVAFTGDDLRGSDPKFVQPRFAQYLAAVGQFDDLAQKRFGKRVIHLAIRWMLDEGITSSLWGARHPDQLQPVNQISGWRIDAAAKAEINRILEATIRDPVGPEFMSPPARNRAA from the coding sequence ATGCTCGATCGACCCTATAGGAGTGAGCTGCAAATGGAACACATCAACATTCCCGGCACCAACATCAACGTGTCGCGCGTAGCACTTGGCACCTGGGCGATCGGCGGTTGGATGTGGGGCGGGACCGACGAGACCGAATCGATCGCAACGATCCGGACCGCCATCAAACGCGGCATCAACCTGATCGACACCGCTCCCGCCTACGGATTTGGGCACTCCGAGGAGCTCGTCGGCCAGGCGCTCGCAGAAGGCAATCTGCGCACGCGCGTGGTCATTGCAACCAAGGTCGGTCTTGAGTGGAGCCAGGGTCGCGTGTTCCGCAACGCCTCCCGAGCACGCATCCTGAAGGAGGTCGCCGACTCCTTGCGACGGCTTCGGACCGATTATATCGACGTCTACCAGGTGCACTGGCCGGATCCCCTTGTGGAGATCGAAGAGACTGCCGAGGCGATGGACAGTTTGCTGCGGCAGGGCAAGATCCGCGCAATCGGCGTCAGCAATTTTTCGGTGATGCAGATGGAGCGCTTCCGTCGGGTTGCGCCACTGCATGTCGTGCAGCCACCCTACAATCTCTTCGAGCGCGGCATCGAGGCAGAAATCTTGCCCTACTGTCGCGAAAACAACATTGCGACCTTCGGTTATGGCGCGCTGTGCCGTGGCCTCCTGTCCGGCCGCATGCGCGCTGAAGTAGCGTTTACAGGCGATGACCTTCGCGGCAGCGATCCAAAATTCGTGCAGCCTCGTTTTGCACAATATCTTGCCGCCGTCGGACAATTTGACGACCTCGCTCAAAAACGGTTCGGCAAGCGTGTCATCCACCTGGCGATCCGCTGGATGCTTGACGAGGGAATTACGAGCTCACTATGGGGCGCCCGCCATCCAGACCAGTTGCAACCGGTTAACCAGATAAGCGGATGGCGTATCGATGCCGCGGCGAAAGCGGAGATCAATCGCATCCTCGAAGCCACCATCCGCGATCCAGTCGGGCCCGAATTCATGTCACCGCCGGCCCGCAATAGGGCGGCCTAA